One Cystobacter ferrugineus genomic window, GACGTACCTCGACTTCATGGGGCCGCTCGAGGCGCTCGCGATGCTGCCCGGCGCGCAGGTGATCACCGCCTCGGTCGGCGGCGCGCCCATCCGCGAGAACAACCTGACCCTCTCCAACCTGGTCCCGCTCGAGAGCCTCGAGCGGTGCGACGTGCTGTGCGTACCGGGCAGCATCGACGTGTCCCAGGCCGTCATCGACGAGACCTACCTGGCGGCGATCCGCCGGCTGGCCTCCACGGCGCGCTATGTCACGTCCGTGTGCACGGGCTCGTTGATCCTCGGTGCCGCGGGGCTGCTCGAGGGGCGGCGGGCGGCGTGCCACTGGCTCATGCGTGACAGCCTGACCCTCTTCGGCGCCATTCCTGATGCGGGCCGCGTGGTGCGCGACGGCAACATCCTGACGGGCGGCGGCGTGACGGCGGGAATCGACTTCGCGCTGACGCTCGCTGCGGAGCTGGCCGGACCGGCCATCGCACAGACGATCCAGGTCAGCCTGGAGTACGCGCCCGAGCCGCCGTTCAACGCCGGGCGGCCCGAGACCGCGCCCGCGGAGTGCGTGGCCTTCGTCCGGAGCAAGGAGCCGCCCGAGCACCGCGCCCAGCTCCAGCGCGCGGCGGACGCACTCCACCGGTCGCGTCCGTCCTGAAGCGCGCCGTCCAACGAGAGCGGGCATGCATTAAGGTGCGCGGCCCATGTCCCTGCCCATCCGGCTGGTGTTGATGCGCCCACGCAACGCGGAGAACCTGGGGGCCGCCGCGCGGGCCCTGAAAAACTGCGGCCTCGCCGAGTGGACCTGGGTGAACCCCGAGGCGGAGGACCTGGCCCCCGCGCGCCGGCTCGCCGTGCACGCCGAGGACGTGCTGGAGGGCTCGGGCCGGGCGGACTCGCTCGACGCGGCCGTGGCGGATTGCGTGTGGGTGGTGGGCACCAGCTCGCGCAAGGTGGAGGGCAAGCGGCGCTTGTCCCCGCGCGCCGTGGGCGAGGAGCTGGTGCGGCGCGCCGCCCAGGGCCCCGTGGCGCTCGTCTTCGGGGACGAGCGCAGCGGCCTCACCAACGCCGAGGTCGAGCGCTGCCACGACCTGTCCGCCGTGCCCACCGCGCCCGAGCAACCCTCCATCAACCTCGCCCAGGCGGTGCTGCTCTACGCCTATGAAATCCGCATGGCCACGCTCGCGGCCGCGCCGCCCCCGCCCGCGCCCCTGCCCGTGGCGGCCACGGACACCGAGCTGACCCGGGTGGAGTCCGCCCTGGAGGCGGCGCTCGTCTCCGGCGGGTTCCTCGTGGACGAGCACACCCGGGGCCGCCCCGCCCTGCGCGAGCTGTTCGCGCCCCTGCGCCGCTCCCGCCTCACTCATAAGGAGGCGCGGCTGTGGCTCGCCGCCCTGCACACCCTGGCCAAGCGGTTGCGCTGACCCAGGCGGCCGAGCATCCGCCGTGAGGCCCTCTCCCCCACCCTCCAGAGGGCAGTACCCGACCGGAGCGTCCCGCCCGGCGCGATCCCCCCTTCCGCCCCCGTCCCTACATTGAGGGGACATTCCATCGCGGAAAGGAGCGAACCATGAGTCACATGCCCGATGACCGGAGGACCATGGGGAACGGACCCCAGGACGCCACGGAGAACGCCCCCTCGAAGGACGCGGCCTCGTGGGACTATCATCCGCACACGCCCCAGTCCGCGGAGGGACTCGACGGCGAGGAGCGTGAGGTGCCCCAGGGGGAGCCGGGCCCCACGCCAGGCTCGGCCGAGGGTGAGGACTTCGACGAGCCCTCGCGGCGCTGACGCGCCACCGCTACAGTGGCCCGCGAGCCATGTCCCGAAAACCTCCGCCCCGCCGCACCGCGCCGTCCCTCGCCAAGAACGCCAACCCGGGGCGCTGGGAGGGCAAGGCCAAACCGGACTGGCTGTCCCGGGCCATCGCCCGCGCGGGAGTGATGCCCCAGGACGAGGCCCAGGAGGCCATCCAGGCGGGCCGGGTGACGGTGAATGGCCGGGTCGTCAAACAGCCCCTGGCCCCCGTGCCGCCCGGAGCCACGGTGCGCGTGGACGGAGTGGCCCTGCCCACGGCGGCACCCACCCGGGTGCTCGCCTTCCACAAGCCCGCGGAGCTGCTCACCTCCACCGTGGGCCAGCACCGCGTGGGCACCGTCTACGAAGTGCTCCTGCCCCAACTGCCGCCGGACCTGGCCCGCTTCACCTGGCACGCGGTGGGGCGGCTCGACCGGGGCACCACGGGGCTCCTGCTCTTCACCAATGACGAGAAGCTCGTGGCGCACGTGACGTCCCCCGACACCCGGCTGCCCAAGCGCTACGTGGCCACCGTCTTCAGCGAGGCGGACGAGGAGAAGGTGGAGCCCCTGCGCCAGGGCCTGGAGCTGGAGGATGGGCCGGTGCGCCCGGCGACGGTGCGGCTGCGCGACGCCCACACGGTGGAGGTGACGGTCACCGAGGGCCGCAACCACCAGGTCAAGCGGATGCTCGGCGCGGTGGGACTGCCCGTGCGCGCCCTTCACCGCGAGGCCGTGGGTGGGGTGGAGCTGGACGTGGCCGAGAGCGGCTTCCGGCTGCTCTCCGACGCCGAAGTCACCGAGGGCCTGCGCTACCCGCTTCCTCCCGCTCCGGGGTAGGACACCGGCGCCCGCCTCCCCGCACGTCCCCTGGACGGCCACTGCCGCCCGGGTGGGCAGAGCGAAGTTTTCCCGTCACCGGGCCGTTACACCCCCCGATGTAGGCATCCCGCCTCCAGCAGCTACCCACACCTGGGGGGCTTCCCCTCGGGCCCGAGAGGGAGTAGACGGCTGCCCGGCTCCATGCCGAATTGGCTGGAAACTCAAAGCTTCGGGAAGTAAGGGCGCCCCCTGCCCTGTTCCCGCTGGACTTTCAATCAGCACAGACGAAGGACCGACTCACGTGGCCTCCCAAGTTCCCATCGAAAAGGTTCGCAACATCGGCATCTCCGCCCACATCGACTCGGGCAAGACGACGCTCTCCGAGCGCATCCTCTTCTACACGGGCCGCATCCACGAGATTCACGAGGTTCGTGGCAAGGACGGCGTGGGCGCGAAGATGGACTCGATGGACCTGGAGCGTGAGAAGGGCATCACGATCCAGTCCGCCGCCACCTACGCCATGTGGGGCGAGTACAACATCAACCTGATCGACACCCCGGGACACGTCGACTTCACCATCGAGGTGGAGCGCGCCCTGCGCGTGCTCGACGGCGCCATCCTGGTGCTCTGCTCGGTGTCCGGCGTCCAGTCCCAGTCCATCACGGTGGACCGGCAGATGAAGCGCTACAAGGTTCCGCGCATCGCGTTCGTCAACAAGATGGACCGCGCCGGCGCCAACTATCAGCGCGTGGCCGCCCAGCTCAAGGAGAAGCTCAACCACCACCCGGTGCGTCTGCAGCTCCCCATCGGCGCCGAGGACCGCTTCCAGGGCCTCGTCGACCTCATCCAGATGAAGGCCTTCTACTTCGACGGTGAGTCCGGCGAGAACATCCGCGAGGAGGAGATCCCCGCCGAGCTGCTCGAGCAGGCCAAGGCGGACCGCCAGGAGATGATCGAGAAGGTCGCCGAGGTCGACGACGCGCTCGGTGAGCTCTTCCTGTCCGACAGCCCCATCAGCAACGAGCAGATCACCGCCGCGGTGCGCCGCGCCACCATCTCGCTCAAGATGACCCCGGTCATGTGCGGCTCGGCGTACAAGAACAAGGGCGTGCAGCTCTTGCTCAACGCCATCTGCGCCTATCTGCCCAACCCCTCCGAGGTCACCAACG contains:
- a CDS encoding pseudouridine synthase — translated: MSRKPPPRRTAPSLAKNANPGRWEGKAKPDWLSRAIARAGVMPQDEAQEAIQAGRVTVNGRVVKQPLAPVPPGATVRVDGVALPTAAPTRVLAFHKPAELLTSTVGQHRVGTVYEVLLPQLPPDLARFTWHAVGRLDRGTTGLLLFTNDEKLVAHVTSPDTRLPKRYVATVFSEADEEKVEPLRQGLELEDGPVRPATVRLRDAHTVEVTVTEGRNHQVKRMLGAVGLPVRALHREAVGGVELDVAESGFRLLSDAEVTEGLRYPLPPAPG
- a CDS encoding RNA methyltransferase, with amino-acid sequence MSLPIRLVLMRPRNAENLGAAARALKNCGLAEWTWVNPEAEDLAPARRLAVHAEDVLEGSGRADSLDAAVADCVWVVGTSSRKVEGKRRLSPRAVGEELVRRAAQGPVALVFGDERSGLTNAEVERCHDLSAVPTAPEQPSINLAQAVLLYAYEIRMATLAAAPPPPAPLPVAATDTELTRVESALEAALVSGGFLVDEHTRGRPALRELFAPLRRSRLTHKEARLWLAALHTLAKRLR
- a CDS encoding DJ-1/PfpI family protein, whose amino-acid sequence is MNPPLVIVFPLFKRVTYLDFMGPLEALAMLPGAQVITASVGGAPIRENNLTLSNLVPLESLERCDVLCVPGSIDVSQAVIDETYLAAIRRLASTARYVTSVCTGSLILGAAGLLEGRRAACHWLMRDSLTLFGAIPDAGRVVRDGNILTGGGVTAGIDFALTLAAELAGPAIAQTIQVSLEYAPEPPFNAGRPETAPAECVAFVRSKEPPEHRAQLQRAADALHRSRPS